DNA sequence from the Halobacterium sp. DL1 genome:
GTTTCGCGGTGACGCTGCCGACGTTCCCGAAGCCCTGGATGGCCACGTCGGCGTCGCGCACCTCGGTGTCGAAGTACTCGAACGTCTCCTCCGTGATGATGGCGACGCCGCGACCGGTCGCCTCGGTGCGCCCGTCGGTACCGCCGATTTCGGTCGGTTTGCCGGTGACGACCTCCGGGACCGCGTACCCCTGGTAGACGGAGTACGTGTCCATGATCCACGCCATCGTCCGGGGGTCGGTGTTCATGTCCGGTGCCGGGATGTCCGTGTCCGGCCCGATCATGCGCCGGATGCCCTCAGTGTACCGGCGCGTGAGCTGTTCGATTTCGCCGTCGGAGAGCTCCTTGGGGTTGCAGATGATGCCGCCTTTCGCGCCGCCGAACGGGAGGTCGACGAGCGCCGTCTTCCAGGTCATCCAGCCCGCGAGCGCCGACACCTCCTCCTGGGAGACGCTCGGGTGGTAGCGGATGCCGCCCTTGTAGGGGCCGCGTGCGCTGTCGAACTGGCAGCGATAGGCCTCGAACACCTCGACGGTGCCGTCGTCCATGCGGACGGGGAGGCTGACGGTGAGTGTGCGTTCGGGGGACTGCAGCCGTTCGTAGATGCCGTCGTCGATGTCGACGTACTCCCGGGCCTCTTCCATCTGCGCGAGCATGTTGTCCAGCGGGCCGCTCTCGGTCATACTCTCGCAAAATTTGCGGCCCGTACAAGTGAGTGCCGTATCGGACCCGCCGTGCCACGCGACGACACGCCGGGGACTACTCGTCGCTGTTCTCGCCCGGTGCGTCCGCATCCGGGAGCTTCAGGACGTTCTCGCGACCGATGCGGAACGAGTCGAGCCGGTCGTCCTCGCGCATCTGCTTGACGACCTGGCTGGTCTTGGCCTCCGTCCAGCCCAGCGCCTCGACGACGGCCTGCTGTTTCGCGCGGCCGCCCTGGGACTCGAGGAACTGCTCGACGCGCTCCTCGTTGCTCAACAGCTCCGACGGCGGCTCGTCGTCCGCTGCGCCCGCTGCTGCCACACCGGCGTTCCCGTCGTCGGGACTCGTCGTTGCCCCCGGGCCACCGTCCCGGTCGGCGGTCTCGCGCCGCCAGTAGAGCCAGCCCGCGCCGCCGAGCAGGAGGACGGCGATGGCGCCGCCGAGCGCGGGCACGAGCAGCCCACCACCCTCGTTGTCGGTGGTCGGGCCGTCACCCGTGGTCGTCGGGCCGGCGGTCGTGTTCGTCGGCGTCTCCGTGGTCGTCGTCGCGCTGGGCACCACGACGACGCTCGGCTGCCCGTCGCCGAACTCCAGCGGGCCGCGCCACTGCACGGCGTTCTCGCGTGGCTGGGTCGCTTCCGGCGCCACCTCGACCGTCTCGTACCCCTCGGGCCAGGACACCGTCAGCGACGTCTCGTTGTCGAGGTAGAACCCCTCGAGGGCGTCACCCGCTGCGATGGCGTTCTCCTCGGTTTCCGCGAACCCCTGCCACTCGAAGTGGTAGGTGACGACGCCCAGGGATTCCTCGTTGAGGCTGTTCACGCGCGTCGAGACGGAGACGTTCTCGACGGCCATCTGTCTACCCGTGGTGTTCTCTGCCGCGTCAACCGTCGCCGTGATGCGGTCCTCGAACTGTCCGACGTAGTTGGAGGTGTTCGTCCGGATGTCGTTCTGCAGCGACTCGAAGGCCGCCGTTTCGTTGTCGTTAGACAGTCGCGTCCGGTAGGTGAACGTCCACGCTGCGTCGCCGTCCTCCTGCAGCGAGGCGGACAGCGAGACGGAGTCCGGGTCGAACTCCTGTGGCATCCCGAGCGCGCCGTCCGGTGTCGTCGCTGTCGTCGCGACCGCTGCTGGTGACAGCACCGTCGCCAGGACGAACAATCCGGCGACCCAGGCCGCTCCCCATTCCATGGTTCCCCCTCGGACGGCGTGCTTGAAAGGGTTGTTATCGACCACGCCACTCGGGGGTCCGGTCCTCGAAGAAGGCGTCGATGCCCTCGTCCTTGTCCGCCGTCGAGAACAGCTGCGCGAACAGCTCCGCCTCGTACTCGATGCCCGCCTCGAGGTCCATCCGGGAGGCCGCCTGCACGGCGTCCTTCCCGTACGCCAGGGCGACCGGACTGTTCTCGGCCATCGACGCCGCGAGGTCGGACACCGCGTCGTCGAACTCGTCGTCGCCGTACACGTCCTCGACGAGGCCGATATCCCTGGCCTCCGCGGCGTCCACGAGGTCCCCGGAGAGCACGAGTTTCATCGCCTGCCCCTCCCCAACGATTCGCGGGAGGCGCTGGGTCGCGCCGCCGCCCGGGATGATGCCGAGGTTGATCTCGGGGCTCCCGAGTTTGGCCCGCTCGTGGGCGACCCGGACGTCGCAGGCGAGCGCGAGTTCGAGACCGCCCCCCAGCGCGTGACCGTTCAACCGGGCAATCACGGGCTGGCGAACGTCTTCGACCGTCTCGTAGACGCGGGGCCGCTCGCTCGCTCGGCGCTGCTCGACGGCGTTCCGCTCGCGGAGTTCACTGACGTCGGCGCCAGCGACGAACGCCCCTGCGTCGTCGCTTCCCGTGAGAACCACGACCCGCGCGTCGCTCTCGTCGACGGCCGCGAACACTGCCTTCAGTTCCTCGCGGAGCGGCCCGTGCAGCGCGTTCCGCGCGTCCGGTCGGTCGATGGTGACCGTCGTCACGTGCTCTGGGTCGTTCTCCGTCACAGCCACGAACTCACAGTCCGCCGCGGTCTCGGCGACGTCGCTCACGCCCCATCACCTCCGTCGTCGTGCCCGCTCGAGTCGAGGTCGCCACTCACTCCCCCTATCTCGCCGTCCTCCCAGACGTAGAACCCCTCGCCGGTCTTCTTTCCCAGTTTGCCTGCGCGCACTTTCCGCTTCAGAATCTGTGGCGGCCGGAACCGCTCCCCGAGCTCCTCGCGGAGGTGTTCGAGGATGTCCAGGCGCACGTCCAGGCCGACCACGTCGCCGAGTTCGATGGGGCCCATCGGGTGGTTGTAGCCGAGTTCCATCGACGCGTCCACGTCGCGAGGGCTGGCCACGCCCTCCTCGACCATCCGCATCGCCTCGACGCCGAGCGAGACGCCTAGCCGCGAGGACGCGAACCCGGGCGAGTCCTGGACTTCCACGGCAGTCTTGTCGATGCCCTCGACGAACTCGCGGGCGAACGACAGCGTCTCTCCGCTGGTCTGCTCGGCGACCACCACTTCGACGAGCGCCATGATGTGGACGGGGTTGAAGAAGTGGAGGCCGACGAACTGGTCCGGGTTCTCGAGGACCGACGCGAGCTCCGTCACCGGGAGACTCGACGTGTTCGACGCCAGCACGGCGTCGTCGGGTGCGGCACTCTCAGCCTCGCCCAGCACGGACTGCTTCAGGTCCACGTCCTCCGGGACAGCTTCCACGACGAGTTCGGCGTCCGCCACGGCCTCGTCGAGGTCGGTCGTCCCCGAGAGCCGGTCGAGCGTCGCGTCCCGCTCCGCCGGTGTCACCTTCTCCCGTTCGACGCCGCCCGCCAGGTTCGACTCGATGGCGTCGAAGCCCTCGTCCACGATGTCCGCGTCCACGTCCCGGAGCGACACGTCGTGGCCCGCCATCGCGGCAACCTGGGCGATGCCGTGCCCCATCGTGCCCGCGCCGAGTACTGCGACCTTCATGCCACGGCCTTCCCCACGAACCGTGAAAAAGCTAGGAGAAGGTGTTCTGTGCGGGCCGTTCCTCGGGCAGTACGCGTCGGGGCTGTCAGGTGAACGTGACGTTGACCGGCTCCCCGCACGTCGGGCAGGCCTCCTCGTCGAGGTCGGTCGCGTGCCCTGTCCACCCACAGATTGGACACTGCACGGGTTCGCTGTCGGTCATGCTCGTGTACCACTGTGCGCCTGCCCGAAAAGCGTGGTCCCGCCTGCGCCCGCGTCGTAGCCCCTGTGCCACGGCGTTCATTAGCCCCGGCCGTCACCACCGACACGATGGCCGAAACCGCCGACGCGTGGTACTCGCCACAGCGCCCCCTCGACTGGCTGCGCGCGAAGCTGATTCCGCGTCTGGAGGAGAGCCGCTGGGTCTCCGCGGAGGCGACGGCGCTGCTCGACGAACTGCTGCGGGCCGACAGGGACCCCGACCGCGCGAACGAGAAACTCGACGACTGGGTCGACGAACGTCGGTAGTTCAGTAGCCCTCGGCGAACTCGCTGGCGCGCTCCCTGATGGCCGCATCGTCCATCCGGACGTGCTCGCCGTCCCGGTAGAGCACTTCGCCGTCGACCATCGTCAGCGACACGTCGTCGCCGTGCGCGGCGAACACGAGGTGGGAGTACGGGTCGTGGACCGGCGTCGAGCGGGCGTTGTCCGTCGACAGGCCGACGACGTCCGCCGTCCACCCCTCGCGGAGTTTGCCGACGTCCTCGAACCCCGCGGCCTTCGCGCCGTTCCGGGTCGCCATCCCGAAGACGGTGCGCGCTGGGAGTGCCGTCGGCTCGAGGTCCGACACCTTCCCGAGCAGGCTCGCCTGGCGCATTTCCGTGAACGCGTCCAGGGTGTTGTTGCAGGGCGGGCCGTCGTTGCCGAGCGCGACGTTGATTCCGCGGTCGAGGTAGTCCGTGATTGGCGCCACGCCGGAGGCGAGTTTCATGTTCGACGACGGGCAGTGCGTGACGTGAGTCCCCGTCTCGGCGAGCACTTCGCGCTCGCTCTCGTCGGTCCAGACGCAGTGAGCGAGCACCACATCCTCGCCCGTCAGCCCAACTTCGTCCAGCCAGTGGACGTTCCGCTTGCCGGTGTCCTCCTCGACAGTCGTAATCTCGCCCTTGTTCTCGCTGGCGTGCGTGTGAATGCGGACGCCGTACTCGTCGGCGAGTTCGCGGCAGCCACGCAGGCACTCCTCGGTGCAGGAGACGGCGAATCGCGGCGTGACGGCGTACCGGATGCGGCCGTCGCGAGCGCCGTCGTACTCCCGGATGAGTGCCTCCGTCTCGTCGAGCGCGGCCTCGGTCTCCTCGAGCAGGCCGTCC
Encoded proteins:
- a CDS encoding glutamate dehydrogenase — encoded protein: MTESGPLDNMLAQMEEAREYVDIDDGIYERLQSPERTLTVSLPVRMDDGTVEVFEAYRCQFDSARGPYKGGIRYHPSVSQEEVSALAGWMTWKTALVDLPFGGAKGGIICNPKELSDGEIEQLTRRYTEGIRRMIGPDTDIPAPDMNTDPRTMAWIMDTYSVYQGYAVPEVVTGKPTEIGGTDGRTEATGRGVAIITEETFEYFDTEVRDADVAIQGFGNVGSVTAKLLDERGANVVAVSDVTGAIYDPDGLDVDDVLDYVAGNAGRLEGYDAGSISNDDLLTLDVDALIPAAIEDVITVDVAERLQADVVVEAANGPTTFDAANVLEERGIPVVPDILANAGGVIVSYLEWVQNSQQYSWELEEVHHDLEARITDAFDETLAAYEEKEIPTLRTAAYTIALERTASAHEYRGLFP
- a CDS encoding 3-hydroxybutyryl-CoA dehydratase (Catalyzes the reversible hydration of unsaturated fatty acyl-CoA to beta-hydroxyacyl-CoA) — its product is MSDVAETAADCEFVAVTENDPEHVTTVTIDRPDARNALHGPLREELKAVFAAVDESDARVVVLTGSDDAGAFVAGADVSELRERNAVEQRRASERPRVYETVEDVRQPVIARLNGHALGGGLELALACDVRVAHERAKLGSPEINLGIIPGGGATQRLPRIVGEGQAMKLVLSGDLVDAAEARDIGLVEDVYGDDEFDDAVSDLAASMAENSPVALAYGKDAVQAASRMDLEAGIEYEAELFAQLFSTADKDEGIDAFFEDRTPEWRGR
- a CDS encoding 3-hydroxyacyl-CoA dehydrogenase, producing MKVAVLGAGTMGHGIAQVAAMAGHDVSLRDVDADIVDEGFDAIESNLAGGVEREKVTPAERDATLDRLSGTTDLDEAVADAELVVEAVPEDVDLKQSVLGEAESAAPDDAVLASNTSSLPVTELASVLENPDQFVGLHFFNPVHIMALVEVVVAEQTSGETLSFAREFVEGIDKTAVEVQDSPGFASSRLGVSLGVEAMRMVEEGVASPRDVDASMELGYNHPMGPIELGDVVGLDVRLDILEHLREELGERFRPPQILKRKVRAGKLGKKTGEGFYVWEDGEIGGVSGDLDSSGHDDGGDGA
- a CDS encoding ethylammeline chlorohydrolase: MTLLCADTVVCDAESVVEGGAVVVEGDRIAAVGDREDLRERYPDHERVESDLLAPGLVGGHVHSVQSLGRGIADDEELLDWLFDHVLPMEASMGPEEMRAAADLAYLELVESGTTTAIDHLSVSHADQAFEAAGDSGVRALMGKVLMDKDSPDGLLEETEAALDETEALIREYDGARDGRIRYAVTPRFAVSCTEECLRGCRELADEYGVRIHTHASENKGEITTVEEDTGKRNVHWLDEVGLTGEDVVLAHCVWTDESEREVLAETGTHVTHCPSSNMKLASGVAPITDYLDRGINVALGNDGPPCNNTLDAFTEMRQASLLGKVSDLEPTALPARTVFGMATRNGAKAAGFEDVGKLREGWTADVVGLSTDNARSTPVHDPYSHLVFAAHGDDVSLTMVDGEVLYRDGEHVRMDDAAIRERASEFAEGY